One part of the Silurus meridionalis isolate SWU-2019-XX chromosome 26, ASM1480568v1, whole genome shotgun sequence genome encodes these proteins:
- the si:dkeyp-34c12.1 gene encoding ABC transporter F family member 4, whose protein sequence is MSLHLAPLHCPSPIENKRLSLIPVGRQLQRTPPTKKISETHRNENPTVKEEEESQEAPQNASIGGQDDSTCPSVKDERISFRRSSITSASSVLLAMGNADPDVFIQGMQGYRWTDADLEFVHQAKHQKRAQQLQQELGEVEKTLQVETQRLELAVGSRDQLLSELSKMPSCDLLLTLCKSILSQSRTSDELDGLGDKALLSLLKLQDVQRAMREENAEIRRLERDVAKAQELRDKEEKARNLQKKILTLQTNVDTLKVELTELKTQLTEKEEASKAAQVQKKVYKDSKAQAISYAPITPEEKDAEGINTSQASVVSQVSEKGRKGTRKAKPLTKAQKEKLLKQTNRVEKAGKDETEEAKLAPKGKAGKDTPEVKIATRKNLGKDTPKDGKIAKKKAAGKDAPEEDIIAPKKKAGKDEPEEDTIAPKKKSGKDAPKEVKIATKKNVGKDTPEKGKIAPKKKDGKDVDEESKITPKEKVGKDTPEEGKTATKDKAPKKVSAKTTSAKKQTSPREIAQNEHSQVNIPEKMPRKVKFSNMAAEHEKSRKGSRPAKTSTTATKNTAQKKVLLEESTENVSFESADMEIEEGKRAPKINPPKKMTSKKKTEKELTLKEAASQVEELALKELVLAQVPERSHTAKSSTRSAKDKAPKKTAQKELTTNKMVSMETTEKEMAEKSKTAPKTKAPIKKASKKSDKKELVPDETASQVKTTVESASEELPPKSNASNVDQLLEKGRKGSRTAKPALEEKESVLKETVLKRRAPKEKPLKPRSGENETENEDSSIVAKVRKSTRKVARPPESPLETEPVTARRSKRNTVKSQSLSKTIPEKTTRSR, encoded by the exons ATGAGTTTACACCTAGCTCCTCTTCACTGTCCGTCACCTATCGAGAACAAGCGCTTAAGCCTTATTCCCGTTGGACGACAGCTCCAGAGAACTCCTCCGACCAAAAAGATCTCGGAGACGCATAGGAATGAAAACCCGACGGtcaaagaggaagaagagtCTCAG GAGGCACCTCAAAATGCGTCCATCGGCGGTCAGGATGATTCCACGTGCCCGTCTGTGAAGGACGAGAGGATCTCCTTTCGCAGATCCAGCATCACGTCGGCATCAA GTGTGTTATTGGCGATGGGGAACGCAGACCCTGATGTTTTTATCCAGGGCATGCAGGGTTACCGGTGGACTGACGCAGACCTGGAGTTCGTCCATCAGGCCAAGCATCAGAAACGAGCCCAGCAGCTACAG cAAGAGTTGGGTGAGGTGGAGAAAACCCTGCAGGTCGAGACTCAGAGGTTGGAGCTGGCCGTAGGCTCTCGAGACCAACTTCTGTCTGAACTGTCCAAG ATGCCGTCCTGCGACCTGCTCCTGACGCTGTGTAAAAGCATCCTGTCCCAATCTCGAACCTCTGATGAGCTGGACGGTTTGGGAGACAAAGCTTTGCTTTCGCTGCTGAAGCTACAGGACGTCCAGCGAGCAATGCGTGAGGAAAACGCCGAGATCAGACGTCTCGAACGAGATGTGGCTAAAGCTCAGGAGCTCAG AGATAAGGAGGAGAAAGCCAGGAACCTTCAGAAGAAAATCCTCACACTTCAG acaaacGTAGACACTTTGAAGGTGGAACTTACAGAGTTAAAGACTCAGCTGACTGAGAAAGAG GAGGCCTCTAAGGCTGcacaagtacaaaaaaaagtctataaGGATTCTAAAGCCCAAGCGATTTCCTATGCTCCAATAACCCCAGAGGAGAAAGATGCAGAGGGGATAAACACAAGTCAG GCCTCAGTGGTGTCCCAAGTGTCGGAGAAAGGCCGCAAGGGAACCAGAAAAGCTAAGCCCTTAACCAAGGCCCAAAAAGAGAAGCTCTTGAAGCAGACCAATAGAGTGGAGAAAGCTGGCAAGGATGAAACTGAGGAGGCTAAACTAGCTCCAAAGGGGAAGGCTGGCAAAGACACACCTGAAGTTAAGATAGCTACAAGGAAAAACCTTGGCAAGGACACACCTAAGGATGGTAAGATAGCAAAAAAGAAGGCAGCTGGAAAGGATGCACCTGAGGAAGATATTATAGCTCCAAAGAAGAAGGCTGGCAAAGATGAACCTGAGGAGGATACGATTGCTCCAAAGAAGAAGTCTGGCAAGGATGCACCTAAAGAAGTTAAGATagctacaaagaaaaatgttggcAAGGACACACCTGAGAAGGGTAAGATAGCTCCAAAGAAGAAGGATGGAAAGGATGTAGATGAGGAAAGTAAGATAACTCCAAAGGAAAAGGTTGGCAAAGACACCCCTGAGGAAGGGAAAACGGCTACAAAGGACAAGGCCCCCAAAAAAGTGTCTGCAAAGACGACCTCTGCCAAGAAGCAGACATCCCCAAGGGAGATTGCTCAAAATGAGCACTCACAAGTAAATATCCCAGAAAAGATGCCCCGAAAGGTCAAGTTCTCAAACATGGCTGCAGAGCATGAGAAAAGCCGTAAGGGATCCAGACCTGCAAAAACCTCTACCACAGCcacaaaaaacacagcacaaaAGAAGGTATTGCTGGAAGAGTCGactgaaaatgtttcatttgaaTCGGCTGACATGGAAATAGAGGAAGGTAAGAGAGCCCCAAAgataaacccccccaaaaagatgacttccaaaaaaaaaactgagaaggAATTGACCCTAAAAGAGGCCGCTTCTCAAGTAGAGGAGTTGGCCCTGAAGGAGCTGGTCCTGGCTCAAGTGCCCGAGAGAAGCCATACAGCAAAGTCCTCAACTCGGTCGGCAAAAGACAAAGCCCCGAAGAAGACTGCTCAGAAGGAGTTAACGACGAATAAGATGGTCTCAATGGAGACTACTGAAAAGGAAATGGCTGAGAAAAGTAAAACAGCACCAAAGACGAAGGCCCCAATAAAGAAGGCTTCAAAAAAGTCTGACAAGAAAGAATTAGTCCCAGATGAGACAGCGTCTCAAGTAAAAACTACAGTGGAGTCGGCCTCAGAGGAGTTGCCCCCCAAGAGCAACGCCTCAAACGTGGATCAATTGCTGGAGAAAGGGCGCAAGGGATCCAGAACCGCTAAACCAGCTCTAGAGGAGAAGGAATCAGTTTTGAAAGAGACTGTTTTAAAGAGAAGGGCTCCTAAAGAAAAACCGCTCAAGCCGAGATCTGGGGAGAACGAGACCGAAAATGAG GATTCCTCAATTGTCGCAAAGGTACGGAAAAGCACCCGAAAGGTTGCCAGACCACCAGAATCTCCGTTAGAAACTGAACCTGTAACAGCCCGTCGTTCAAAAAGGAACACTGTAAAGAGCCAGAGTCTGAGTAAGACGATCCCTGAGAAAACAACCCGCTCCAGATGA